The following are from one region of the Mustela lutreola isolate mMusLut2 chromosome 9, mMusLut2.pri, whole genome shotgun sequence genome:
- the CENPO gene encoding centromere protein O — protein sequence MEWANDGKSKGGVLAHLERLEIQVNRSRKNSEDLQRAQAVEGALRTKIHKLRCLRDELRAEAKQRQARIKASAANVEPDQTLEISEQEVAERRRENVKAILRAYRFTGLSGKLTSRGFCVCISTAFEGNLLDSYFVDLVIQKPLQIHHHSIPVFIPLEEISAKYLQTNIQHFLFCLCEYLNAYAGRKYQADRLQSDFAAFLAGPLRRNSLCNLLSFTYKVEPQGQSVPFCARLRYKDLTTTLPTDVTVTYQGTDALSPSWEEQRASHENLFFSKPLHQVFTSFARKGEKLDMSLVS from the exons ATGGAGTGGGCGAATGACGGCAAGTCCAAAGGAG gtGTTTTAGCTCACTTGGAAAGACTAGAGATTCAAGTGAATAGATCCCGTAAAAACTCAGAAGATCTGCAGAGAGCACAGGCCGTTGAAGGCGCTCTTAGGACCAAGATTCATAAACTGAGATGTCTACGAGATGAACTGAGAGCTGAAGCAAAGCAGCGTCAAGCCAGA ATTAAAGCATCTGCTGCCAATGTAGAACCTGACCAAACCCTGGAAATCAGTGAGCAAGAAGTTGCGGAAAGAAGACGAGAAAATGTGAAAGCCATCCTGCGGGCATATCGTTTCACag ggctcagtgggaagctgacCAGCCGAGGGTTCTGTGTCTGCATCAGCACTGCTTTTGAGGGAAATCTGCTGGATTCCTATTTCGTCGACCTTGTCATACAGAAGCCACTTCAGATACATCACCATTCCATTCCGGTCTTCATTCCCCTCGAGGAGATCTCTGCAAAATACTTACAGACTAATATTCAGCACTTCCTGTTCTGTCTTTGTGAATACCTAAATGCTTACGCTGGGAGGAAGTACCAGGCAGATCGACTTCAG AGTGACTTTGCAGCCTTCCTGGCCGGGCCCTTGCGGAGAAACTCGCTGTGCAACTTGCTCTCCTTCACTTACAAAGTGGAGCCGCAGGGTCAGTCGGTCCCATTTTGTGCCAGACTGCGGTATAAGGACCTCACGACAACCCTGCCAACTGACGTCACCGTTACGTACCAAG GAACGGACGCATTATCCCCCTCGTGGGAAGAACAGCGAGCATCCcatgaaaatctgtttttttcgAAGCCCCTACACCAAGTGTTTACTTCATTtgcaagaaaaggagaaaagttgGATATGAGCCTGGTCTCCTAG
- the PTRHD1 gene encoding putative peptidyl-tRNA hydrolase PTRHD1, with translation MHRGAGPAFRWARKMASSGPEPQILVQYLVLRKDLSQAPFSWPAGALVAQACHAATAALHIHRDHPHTAAYLQDLGRMRKVVLEAADERTLKDLAETLQQKNVDHMLWLEQPENIATCIALRPYPKEEVNQYLKKYRLFK, from the exons ATGCATCGGGGAGCAGGGCCGGCCTTTCGGTGGGCCAGGAAGATGGCGTCCTCTGGCCCAGAGCCGCAGATCCTAGTCCAATACTTGGTGTTACGAAAGGATCTATCGCAGGCCCCATTCTCCTGGCCGGCGGGCGCACTGGTAGCGCAGGCCTGTCACGCAGCCACCGCGGCCTTGCACATTCACCGCGACCATCCCCACACGGCCGCATACCTCCAGGACCTGGGGCGCATGCGCAAGGTGGTCCTCGAG GCCGCCGATGAGCGCACCCTGAAGGACCTGGCTGAGACCCTACAACAGAAGAACGTTGACCACATGCTGTGGCTAGAACAGCCGGAGAATATCGCCACTTGCATTGCGCTCCGTCCCTACCCCAAGGAAGAAGTGAACCAGTATTTGAAGAAGTACCGATTGTTCAAATGA